In Kwoniella dejecticola CBS 10117 chromosome 4, complete sequence, one genomic interval encodes:
- a CDS encoding iron sulfur cluster assembly protein 1, mitochondrial — protein sequence MMRNALLRSTATASAAVASSSARPAMRFASRPIIANAQSTIQRGQRRMYHEKVIDHYENPRNVGNLPKGDQDVGTGLVGAPACGDVMKLQIRVGEDGVISEVKFKTFGCGSAIASSSYMTERVKGMTLEQAGAVKNTEIAKELCLPPVKLHCSLLAEDAIKSAIKDYQTKRAKRVSSTSSPPPSLGSSPQVATA from the exons ATGATGCGAAacgctcttcttcgatcgaCAGCTACTGCTTCGGCAGCTgtagcttcttcatccgccaGACCAGCGATGCGATTCGCCTCTAGACCTATAATCGCCAATGCGCAATCGACGATCCAGAGAGGTCAACGAAGGATGTACCATGAGAAAGTGATCGACCACTACGAGAACCCACGAAAT GTAGGAAACCTCCCGAAAGGTGATCAAGATGTAGGAACTGGACTTGTCGGTGCACCAGCATGTGGAGA TGTCATGAAGTTACAAATTCGAGTAGGAGAAGACGGAGTCATTTCCGAAGTAAAATTCAAGACTTTCGGTTGTGGATCAGCCATTGCCTCTTCATCTTACATGACCGAGCGAGTTAAGGGCATGACTCTCGAACAAGCTGGTGCCGTCAAGAATACCGAGATCGCAAAGGAATTATGTCTGCCTCCTGTCAAAC TCCATTGCTCCCTGCTCGCTGAGGATGccatcaaatcagctatcaaggaTTACCAGACCAAGCGAGCCAAGCGAGTCTCGTCCACTAGC TCcccacctccttctctcgGCAGCTCGCCTCAAGTCGCCACTGCCTAA